In Streptomyces sp. NBC_00483, a single window of DNA contains:
- a CDS encoding chorismate mutase, with amino-acid sequence MRIRTTSTAARCLVTLGAATALTLGGAALPASAAPAAPATASQTAHANPRALAAITSLATERLALADKVAAAKYGTDAPIDDPAREQQILDDVAKRSADLGIDPAFTQSVFRDQIEANKVVQRGLYARWDAHPEQRPTERPDLATEVRPQLDRITTQLLDALRAVAPVRTSPACGPLLTAAALHDAHARGFDVLHLKGLARALPSVCAS; translated from the coding sequence TTGCGCATCCGGACCACGTCGACCGCCGCCCGCTGCCTGGTCACCCTGGGCGCCGCCACCGCGCTCACCCTCGGCGGGGCGGCCCTCCCGGCTTCCGCGGCCCCGGCCGCACCCGCCACCGCATCGCAGACCGCCCACGCCAACCCGCGCGCCCTCGCCGCGATCACCTCGCTCGCCACGGAGCGGCTCGCGCTCGCGGACAAGGTCGCGGCGGCCAAGTACGGCACGGACGCGCCGATCGACGACCCGGCGCGCGAGCAGCAGATCCTCGACGACGTGGCGAAGCGCTCGGCGGACCTCGGCATCGACCCGGCGTTCACGCAGTCCGTCTTCCGGGATCAGATCGAGGCCAACAAGGTGGTGCAGCGCGGTCTTTACGCCCGCTGGGACGCCCACCCCGAGCAGCGCCCGACCGAGCGCCCCGACCTCGCCACGGAGGTGCGCCCGCAGCTCGACCGCATCACGACGCAGCTCCTGGACGCGCTGCGGGCGGTGGCCCCCGTGCGCACCTCCCCCGCCTGCGGGCCGCTGCTCACGGCAGCGGCGCTGCACGACGCCCACGCGCGCGGGTTCGACGTACTCCACCTCAAGGGCCTTGCGCGGGCGCTGCCTTCGGTGTGCGCCTCCTGA
- the cyc2 gene encoding germacradienol/geosmin synthase Cyc2, translating to MTHESTQPFHLPRFYMPYQARLNPHLDEARAHSTVWAREMGMLEGSGVWDQGDLDAHDYGLLCAYTHPDCDGPALSLITDWYVWVFFFDDHFLDMFKRTNDRAAGKAHLDRLPLFMPMELDTPVPEPENPVEAGLIDLWRRTVPAMSMEWRRRFAESTEHLLNESMWELSNINEGRISNPVEYIEMRRKVGGAPWSAGLVEYATAEVPASVATSRPLRVLMETFSDGVHLRNDLFSYEREVMDEGELSNGVLVLETFFGCTTQEAAEAVNDVLTSRLHQFEHTALTEVPALSVEKGLTPDQVAAIAAYTRGLQDWQSGGHEWHMRSSRYMNKEAAAQAAPSLGAPSGIGTGTVDVRALLADVGAERLRAYTHVPFQKVGPSLIPDIHMPFALTLNPELDGARARLLPWMHRMGILAEGVWDEDKLRAYDLPLCAAGLDPDGSPEALDLSSQWLAWGTYGDDYYPLIFGHRRDLAAAKLCTARLSACMPVDGEEIPPPTNAMERGLADLWRRTTAAMTPQQRRTLKDAVEVMTASWVWEVANQLQNRIPDPVDYLEMRRATFGSDLTTSLCRMGHGPAVPPEVYRTGPVRALENSAIDYAMLLNDVFSYQKEIEFEGEIHNAILVVQNFFGADYPTALGIVNDLMTQRMRQFEHIVDHELPVLYEDFGLDREARTVLDGYVDDLRNWMAGILNWHREVDRYRDAWLSRRAHGFVPGRVPAPPVPIGFNNHTSGWGGSGNFAGTPAVL from the coding sequence ATGACACACGAGTCCACACAGCCCTTCCACCTGCCGCGCTTCTACATGCCGTACCAGGCCCGGCTCAATCCGCACCTGGACGAGGCGCGGGCCCATTCCACGGTGTGGGCCCGCGAGATGGGGATGCTGGAGGGCAGCGGTGTCTGGGACCAGGGCGACCTCGACGCGCACGACTACGGCCTGTTGTGCGCGTACACGCACCCGGACTGCGACGGCCCGGCGCTCTCCCTGATCACCGACTGGTACGTGTGGGTCTTCTTCTTCGACGACCACTTCCTGGACATGTTCAAGCGCACGAACGACCGCGCGGCCGGCAAGGCGCACCTGGACCGGCTGCCGCTGTTCATGCCGATGGAGCTCGACACCCCCGTGCCCGAGCCGGAGAACCCGGTCGAGGCGGGCCTCATCGACCTGTGGCGGCGCACCGTGCCCGCCATGTCGATGGAGTGGCGGCGCCGCTTTGCGGAGTCGACCGAGCACCTCCTGAACGAGTCGATGTGGGAGCTGTCCAACATCAACGAGGGGCGGATCTCCAACCCCGTCGAGTACATCGAGATGCGCCGCAAGGTGGGCGGCGCCCCCTGGTCGGCGGGCCTGGTGGAGTACGCGACCGCCGAAGTCCCGGCGTCCGTGGCCACGTCGCGGCCGCTGCGCGTCCTCATGGAGACGTTCTCCGACGGCGTGCACCTGCGCAACGACCTGTTCTCCTACGAGCGGGAGGTCATGGACGAGGGTGAACTCTCCAACGGCGTCCTGGTGTTGGAGACCTTCTTCGGCTGTACGACACAGGAGGCGGCGGAAGCCGTCAATGATGTGCTGACCTCGCGGCTGCACCAGTTCGAGCACACCGCGCTGACCGAGGTGCCCGCGCTCTCCGTGGAGAAGGGGCTCACACCGGACCAGGTCGCCGCGATCGCCGCGTACACGCGCGGCCTTCAGGACTGGCAGTCCGGCGGCCACGAGTGGCACATGCGCTCGAGCCGCTACATGAACAAGGAGGCCGCCGCGCAGGCTGCTCCGTCCCTGGGCGCGCCGAGCGGGATCGGCACCGGCACCGTCGACGTACGGGCGCTGCTCGCCGACGTCGGTGCCGAGCGCCTGCGCGCGTACACGCACGTGCCGTTCCAGAAGGTCGGCCCCTCCCTGATCCCCGACATCCACATGCCGTTCGCCCTGACCCTCAACCCGGAGCTCGACGGGGCCCGCGCGCGGCTGCTCCCGTGGATGCACCGGATGGGCATCCTCGCGGAGGGCGTCTGGGACGAGGACAAACTCCGCGCCTACGACCTGCCGTTGTGCGCGGCGGGCCTCGACCCCGACGGCTCACCGGAGGCGCTCGACCTCAGCTCCCAGTGGCTCGCCTGGGGCACCTACGGGGACGACTACTACCCGCTGATCTTCGGACACCGCCGCGACCTGGCCGCCGCCAAACTGTGCACCGCGCGGCTCTCCGCCTGCATGCCCGTGGACGGCGAGGAGATCCCGCCGCCGACCAACGCCATGGAGCGCGGACTCGCCGACCTGTGGCGCCGCACCACGGCCGCCATGACCCCGCAGCAGCGGCGCACCCTGAAGGACGCCGTCGAGGTCATGACGGCGAGCTGGGTGTGGGAGGTCGCCAACCAGCTCCAGAACCGCATCCCCGACCCGGTCGACTACCTGGAGATGCGCCGCGCCACCTTCGGCTCCGACCTCACCACGAGCCTGTGCCGCATGGGCCACGGGCCCGCCGTGCCGCCCGAGGTCTACCGCACGGGCCCGGTGCGTGCCCTGGAGAACTCGGCGATCGACTACGCGATGCTGCTCAACGACGTGTTCTCGTACCAGAAGGAGATCGAGTTCGAGGGCGAGATCCACAACGCCATCCTGGTCGTGCAGAACTTCTTCGGCGCCGACTACCCGACGGCGCTCGGCATCGTGAACGACCTCATGACGCAGCGCATGCGGCAGTTCGAGCACATCGTCGACCACGAACTCCCCGTCCTCTACGAGGACTTCGGCCTCGACCGCGAGGCGCGCACGGTCCTCGACGGCTACGTAGACGATCTGCGGAACTGGATGGCGGGCATTCTCAACTGGCACCGGGAAGTGGACCGCTACCGCGACGCGTGGCTCTCACGCCGCGCCCACGGCTTCGTCCCGGGCCGCGTTCCGGCACCTCCGGTTCCGATTGGTTTCAACAACCACACGTCCGGATGGGGCGGTTCGGGGAACTTCGCTGGGACACCAGCCGTCTTGTGA
- a CDS encoding transposase has translation MRSASGLRVLSPPRLARHAGAMALKTRLRLSERDAEVLAGLGEFLDRLAGADLAERVRLGTGHTLEDFARRKRELSAITSARWAGTIVRGSNDQWVLARRAQADDLKQLTRAIEVIRGRLAVPVAACDIKTRVAGYPTQAVRAAKQRRLAHLTARAARLREQRRAGRVKIVRGGKRLLKTRLRLEPAGLDEASWRERWRQARTRIEADGESGKRHGNQTISISPDGVVTIKLPGELAAQHADVVDRYGRYTLDARAAFAHRDAEWQAQVKAHRAVGYTVTFECGRCYLTAAFTPPSNVLPEGADDEAFLAAVRARGVIGIDHNADHLAVWRLDVHGNPVGRPTRIEVDYAGSTSRRDAQIRHACSALLRQARQSGAGALVIEDLGFAIGREECGGCGRRGRVFRATVAAMPTAKFAARLLAMAHRAGLSVIVVDPAYSSRWGAQHWKKTTSTATHQTSGHDAAAIVIGRRGQGPCTRCTPPKREGNGPACRRPSAAGH, from the coding sequence ATGCGCAGCGCGTCGGGCTTGCGGGTGTTGTCCCCGCCCCGCCTGGCCCGGCATGCCGGGGCGATGGCGCTGAAAACGCGGCTGCGGCTGTCCGAGCGGGACGCGGAGGTTCTGGCCGGACTGGGGGAATTCCTGGATCGGCTGGCGGGGGCGGATCTGGCGGAGCGAGTGCGGCTGGGCACTGGGCATACGCTGGAGGATTTCGCGCGGCGCAAGCGGGAGTTGAGCGCGATCACCTCGGCCCGTTGGGCGGGCACCATCGTGCGCGGCAGCAACGACCAGTGGGTGCTGGCCCGCCGTGCGCAGGCCGACGACCTGAAGCAGCTGACACGGGCGATCGAGGTTATCCGAGGGCGGCTGGCAGTACCGGTGGCCGCCTGCGACATCAAGACCCGGGTGGCGGGCTACCCGACCCAGGCCGTCCGCGCCGCCAAGCAGCGCCGTCTCGCGCACCTCACCGCGCGCGCCGCCCGGCTGCGAGAGCAGCGGCGGGCCGGGAGGGTGAAGATCGTGCGCGGCGGCAAGCGTCTACTCAAGACCCGCCTGCGGTTGGAGCCGGCCGGGCTGGACGAAGCAAGTTGGCGGGAGCGGTGGAGGCAGGCGCGCACCCGGATCGAGGCGGACGGCGAGTCCGGCAAACGCCACGGCAACCAGACCATCAGCATCAGCCCGGACGGCGTCGTCACCATCAAGCTGCCGGGCGAACTTGCCGCCCAGCATGCCGATGTGGTGGACCGCTACGGGCGCTACACCCTGGATGCCCGCGCGGCCTTCGCGCATCGGGATGCCGAGTGGCAGGCGCAGGTGAAGGCGCACCGCGCGGTCGGCTACACGGTCACGTTCGAGTGCGGGCGCTGCTATCTGACAGCCGCCTTCACCCCGCCCTCGAACGTGCTGCCCGAGGGGGCGGACGATGAGGCGTTCTTGGCCGCCGTGCGGGCCCGCGGGGTGATCGGTATCGATCACAACGCCGATCACCTCGCCGTGTGGCGTCTGGACGTGCACGGCAATCCCGTCGGCCGCCCGACCCGCATCGAGGTCGACTACGCCGGTTCCACCTCCCGCCGCGATGCGCAGATCCGGCACGCCTGCTCCGCCCTGCTCCGTCAAGCGCGCCAGTCGGGGGCGGGGGCGTTGGTGATCGAGGACCTCGGGTTCGCCATCGGCCGGGAGGAGTGCGGCGGGTGTGGCAGGCGGGGCCGGGTGTTCCGGGCCACGGTGGCGGCGATGCCGACGGCGAAGTTCGCGGCCCGGCTCCTCGCGATGGCTCACCGGGCGGGACTGTCGGTGATCGTCGTCGACCCGGCGTACTCCAGCCGCTGGGGCGCCCAGCACTGGAAGAAGACCACCAGCACGGCAACTCATCAGACGTCCGGTCATGACGCTGCGGCGATCGTGATCGGCCGACGCGGCCAGGGACCGTGCACACGATGCACGCCGCCGAAGAGAGAAGGCAACGGCCCAGCCTGCCGAAGACCGTCCGCGGCAGGCCACTGA
- a CDS encoding S1C family serine protease — protein sequence MEQTALRPKSMPGTGGRASTTTSTPEPSAGPLTGPGPEPKPGRPGAAQQLGRRLCSVLCGLLCAVVLVLAGIGLGTVGATVIGMSKLAELKRQAPPAAGPATPPPSSPAATPGPTTAPAQPAAPLPRGGLGVEVVDAPKAPGALVVAVHVPGPGYTGGLVRGDVLVGLGGRRVGSALDLAAHVADVADTRPGRQVVVTVRHANGELQKLAVTPGVVT from the coding sequence ATGGAACAGACTGCGTTGCGTCCCAAGTCGATGCCGGGAACCGGGGGCAGGGCATCGACCACGACGTCGACGCCGGAGCCGTCGGCCGGCCCGCTGACGGGGCCCGGTCCTGAGCCGAAGCCCGGCAGGCCGGGCGCCGCCCAGCAGCTCGGCAGGCGCCTGTGCAGCGTGCTGTGCGGCCTGCTGTGCGCGGTCGTGCTCGTCCTCGCGGGCATCGGCCTCGGCACCGTGGGAGCCACCGTCATCGGCATGAGCAAGCTCGCCGAACTGAAGCGGCAGGCCCCGCCCGCGGCAGGGCCCGCGACCCCGCCGCCGAGCAGCCCCGCCGCCACGCCGGGACCCACCACGGCGCCCGCACAGCCCGCGGCGCCCCTGCCGAGGGGCGGGCTCGGCGTGGAGGTCGTCGACGCCCCCAAGGCACCCGGCGCGCTCGTCGTGGCCGTGCACGTCCCGGGCCCCGGCTACACCGGCGGCCTGGTCCGCGGCGACGTCCTGGTGGGCCTCGGCGGCCGGCGCGTCGGCTCCGCGCTCGACCTGGCGGCGCACGTGGCCGACGTCGCGGACACCCGACCGGGACGACAGGTCGTGGTCACGGTCCGGCACGCGAACGGGGAGCTGCAGAAGCTGGCGGTCACCCCCGGGGTGGTCACGTGA
- a CDS encoding aminopeptidase P family protein has product MTTGTPAPFTAADYKARMDRAAQSAADAGLAGVLVAPGPDLVWLTGYHVPADTERLTLLVLAADQEPTLVVPTLEAPDAAKAAGADAMTLRDWTDGKDPYDVTAPLLRSVGGPGRFGVSDNAWAMHLLGLQKTLPETSYVSLTEALPMLRGVKDAAELERLAAAGAAADATYEEIKKVAFAGRRENDIAGELSDLLKRFGHSQVDFTVVGSGPNGANPHHEASDRVIGHGDMVVLDFGGLKHGYGSDTTRTVHVGEPTDEERKVHDIVREAQTAACDAVRPGIACQDVDRVARKVITDAGYGEYFIHRTGHGIGVTTHEPPYMIEGEEQELVPGMCFSVEPGIYLPGRFGVRVEDIVTVTEDGGRRLNATAREMAIVG; this is encoded by the coding sequence ATGACGACCGGTACCCCCGCGCCCTTCACCGCCGCCGACTACAAGGCCCGCATGGACCGTGCCGCGCAGTCCGCCGCCGACGCGGGGCTCGCAGGGGTGCTGGTCGCGCCGGGCCCCGACCTCGTATGGCTCACCGGCTACCACGTACCGGCCGACACCGAGCGGCTCACCCTCCTCGTGCTCGCGGCCGACCAGGAGCCCACACTCGTCGTGCCGACCCTGGAGGCGCCCGACGCCGCCAAGGCCGCGGGCGCCGACGCGATGACGCTGCGCGACTGGACCGACGGCAAGGACCCGTACGACGTCACCGCCCCGCTGCTCAGGTCGGTCGGGGGTCCGGGCCGCTTCGGGGTGAGCGACAACGCCTGGGCGATGCATCTGCTCGGCCTGCAGAAGACCCTGCCCGAGACCTCGTACGTCTCGCTCACCGAGGCCCTGCCGATGCTGCGCGGCGTGAAGGACGCCGCCGAACTGGAGCGCCTCGCCGCCGCCGGCGCCGCGGCGGACGCCACGTACGAGGAGATCAAGAAGGTCGCCTTCGCGGGCCGCCGCGAGAACGACATCGCCGGTGAACTGTCCGATCTGCTGAAGCGGTTCGGGCACTCGCAGGTCGACTTCACCGTCGTCGGCTCGGGCCCGAACGGCGCCAACCCGCACCACGAGGCGAGCGACCGCGTCATCGGACACGGCGACATGGTGGTGCTCGACTTCGGCGGCCTCAAGCACGGCTACGGCTCCGACACCACCCGTACCGTGCACGTCGGCGAGCCGACGGACGAGGAGCGCAAGGTCCACGACATCGTCCGGGAGGCACAGACCGCGGCCTGTGACGCGGTACGCCCCGGGATCGCCTGCCAGGACGTCGACCGGGTCGCCCGCAAGGTCATCACGGACGCCGGGTACGGCGAGTACTTCATCCACCGCACCGGGCACGGCATCGGCGTCACCACCCACGAACCGCCCTACATGATCGAAGGCGAGGAGCAGGAGCTGGTGCCGGGCATGTGCTTCTCCGTCGAACCCGGCATCTATCTGCCGGGCCGGTTCGGCGTCCGCGTGGAGGACATCGTGACCGTCACCGAGGACGGCGGTCGGCGTCTCAACGCGACGGCGCGCGAGATGGCGATCGTGGGCTGA
- a CDS encoding aminoglycoside phosphotransferase family protein, whose product MPSTPRQPTADAVRCVLEAMLPDGGTPEVRPVTEGGEHSTWWVGKAHVLRLVTDGAMSARLRREVRLRDLVRPHVPVAVPASVATGEWAPGLACTLDKRLPGESAEVRDVTAAGEEDLAGLLAGLREVPVARTVPVGVAKVPPRSLESLRREAGAAALKLDADGEFEAERLDQLAARAVAQLVPQPEAVLVHHDLKGEHLTVSTDGRVRGVLDWADAVVGDAAEDIAGLTIAVGARAAVRSATLAGYGPRSCLRGLWLARCDVLVRLGDRLYGADDSPESLLRVQLERAWEAILLELVSEG is encoded by the coding sequence ATGCCGTCGACGCCGCGGCAGCCCACTGCCGACGCCGTGCGCTGCGTCCTGGAGGCGATGCTTCCGGACGGCGGCACTCCGGAGGTGCGCCCCGTCACCGAGGGCGGCGAGCACTCCACGTGGTGGGTGGGGAAGGCGCACGTGCTGCGCCTCGTCACCGACGGGGCGATGTCCGCGCGGTTGCGCCGCGAGGTGCGCCTCCGTGATCTCGTACGTCCCCACGTCCCGGTCGCCGTGCCCGCCTCCGTCGCGACGGGGGAGTGGGCGCCCGGCCTCGCCTGCACGCTCGACAAGCGGCTGCCCGGGGAGTCCGCAGAGGTCAGGGACGTCACCGCGGCCGGCGAGGAGGATCTCGCCGGGCTGCTCGCGGGGCTGCGCGAGGTGCCGGTCGCGCGGACCGTTCCCGTCGGGGTGGCGAAGGTGCCGCCGCGCTCACTGGAGAGCCTGCGCCGCGAGGCCGGCGCCGCGGCCCTGAAGCTCGACGCGGACGGCGAGTTCGAGGCCGAGCGGCTCGATCAGCTCGCCGCGCGGGCCGTCGCGCAGCTCGTCCCGCAGCCCGAGGCCGTACTCGTCCACCACGACCTCAAGGGCGAGCATCTGACCGTGTCGACGGACGGCCGGGTGCGCGGCGTCCTCGACTGGGCCGACGCGGTCGTCGGTGACGCCGCGGAGGACATCGCCGGGCTCACGATCGCGGTGGGCGCGCGTGCCGCGGTCCGCTCCGCGACGCTGGCGGGGTACGGACCGCGGTCGTGCCTGCGGGGGCTGTGGCTGGCCCGGTGCGATGTCCTGGTGCGGCTCGGGGACCGGCTGTACGGCGCGGACGACAGCCCCGAGAGCCTGCTGCGGGTGCAGTTGGAGCGGGCGTGGGAGGCGATCCTGCTGGAGCTGGTGTCGGAGGGCTGA
- the treZ gene encoding malto-oligosyltrehalose trehalohydrolase: protein MQFEVWAPQAEQVTLHIRGAEDEQGTTRALARDPYRGDGWWSGRAEAVDGTRYGFAVDEGPVLPDPRSRRQPEGPDGLSAVVDHRRYAWRGQWPGRGLTGAVLYELHVGTYTQEGTLDAAAGRLGHLADLGITHVELMPLCPMPGRHGWGYDGVDPWAVHEPYGGPEALKRFVDSAHEQGLGVVLDVVHNHLGPSGNHLPAFGPYFTDTHHTPWGSAVNLDAPGSDEVRAYLIGSALAWLRDYRIDGLRLDAIHELHDRRALPFLEELSAAVDALAEDLGRPLFLVGESDLGDPRVITARSEGGLGLHAQWNDDVHHAVHAAVTGEQRGYYGDFARQPMASLAKTLTHGFFHDGTYSTFRGRRHGRPLDRTTVPAHRLLAYTQTHDQIGNRAQGDRLSSLVSPGLLACAATLVLTGPFTPMLFMGEEWAASTPWQYFTDHTDAALAEAVRKGRRREFAAHGWAEEDIPDPQDPATRERSCLNWEERETGHHARVLTWYRELIALRRARPDLRDPDLAAVKVAYDERARWIAYRRGDLRVAVNLSDVPVSIPLGRPVARLLATWEPVELPGRDGVLTVPAESCVVAVAP from the coding sequence GTGCAGTTCGAGGTGTGGGCACCACAGGCCGAGCAGGTAACGCTCCACATACGGGGCGCCGAAGACGAACAGGGCACCACGCGCGCGTTGGCGCGGGACCCGTACCGCGGCGACGGATGGTGGTCCGGCCGGGCCGAGGCCGTGGACGGCACGCGGTACGGCTTCGCGGTCGACGAAGGACCCGTGCTGCCCGACCCGCGCTCGCGGCGGCAGCCCGAGGGCCCGGACGGGCTGAGCGCCGTCGTCGACCACAGGCGGTACGCGTGGCGCGGCCAGTGGCCCGGGCGCGGACTGACGGGAGCGGTCCTGTACGAGCTCCATGTGGGCACGTACACGCAGGAGGGCACACTCGACGCCGCCGCGGGGCGGCTCGGCCACCTCGCCGACCTGGGCATCACGCACGTGGAGTTGATGCCGCTGTGCCCCATGCCGGGCCGGCACGGCTGGGGCTACGACGGGGTCGACCCGTGGGCCGTGCACGAGCCGTACGGCGGGCCCGAGGCGCTGAAGCGTTTTGTCGACAGCGCGCACGAACAGGGCCTCGGTGTCGTGCTCGACGTCGTGCACAACCACCTGGGCCCTTCCGGCAACCATCTGCCCGCTTTCGGCCCGTACTTCACGGACACGCACCACACGCCGTGGGGCAGCGCGGTGAACCTGGACGCGCCCGGCTCCGACGAGGTACGCGCGTACCTGATCGGCAGCGCGCTCGCCTGGCTGCGCGACTACCGGATCGACGGGCTGCGGCTCGACGCGATCCACGAGCTCCACGACCGGCGCGCCCTGCCGTTCCTGGAGGAGCTCTCGGCGGCCGTGGACGCGCTAGCCGAAGACCTCGGGCGGCCGCTGTTCCTGGTCGGCGAGTCCGACCTCGGCGACCCGCGCGTCATCACCGCGCGCTCCGAGGGCGGGCTCGGACTGCACGCGCAGTGGAACGACGATGTGCACCACGCCGTGCACGCGGCCGTCACCGGTGAACAGCGGGGCTACTACGGGGACTTCGCGCGGCAGCCGATGGCCTCGCTCGCCAAGACGCTCACCCACGGCTTCTTCCACGACGGCACGTACTCGACGTTCCGCGGCCGCCGCCACGGCCGCCCGCTGGACCGCACCACCGTCCCCGCGCACCGGCTGCTCGCCTACACGCAGACCCACGACCAGATCGGCAACCGGGCGCAGGGCGACCGCCTCTCCTCGCTCGTGAGTCCCGGACTGCTCGCGTGCGCGGCGACGCTCGTGCTCACCGGGCCGTTCACGCCGATGCTGTTCATGGGCGAGGAGTGGGCCGCGAGCACGCCCTGGCAGTACTTCACCGACCACACCGACGCCGCCCTCGCCGAAGCCGTACGCAAGGGCAGGCGGCGGGAGTTCGCGGCGCACGGCTGGGCCGAGGAGGACATCCCTGATCCGCAGGACCCGGCCACCCGTGAGCGCTCCTGTCTGAACTGGGAGGAGCGCGAAACGGGCCACCACGCGCGCGTGCTCACCTGGTACCGCGAACTCATCGCCCTGCGCCGCGCCCGCCCCGACCTCCGGGACCCGGATCTGGCCGCGGTCAAGGTCGCGTACGACGAGCGGGCGAGGTGGATCGCCTACCGGCGCGGCGATCTACGGGTGGCTGTGAACCTGTCGGACGTGCCGGTGTCGATTCCGCTGGGGCGTCCTGTGGCGCGGCTGCTCGCCACGTGGGAGCCGGTGGAACTGCCGGGCAGGGACGGCGTGCTGACGGTCCCGGCGGAGTCCTGCGTGGTCGCTGTGGCGCCGTAG
- a CDS encoding GNAT family N-acetyltransferase — protein MTSTVLPLVVRALTEADARLFHSLDDPGLVGRALVGSVYRTVGEGGEYRPEWTWVALRGDRVVARAAWWGGPDDERPVALDWFDVAEGEAAAGAELLRRAPFRTEFDLLLPPDWRERPEVVAAVEPRRAAVEDAGMRFLVERFRYRWTPGDGLPERPGRLEFRPEPDDEAVLDVLRRVHSGTLDAHSRAAIEESGSDRAARQELDFFHWFPAGREWLQLAYTKEGELVGLHVPAHNPAGPCVGFIGVVPEQRGHGYAYDLLVETTHFLAERGAEFIAAATDEGNFPMAANFAKAGYPVAQKRINFV, from the coding sequence TTGACCTCGACAGTCCTGCCCCTTGTCGTGCGTGCTCTCACCGAGGCCGACGCCCGCCTCTTCCATTCCCTCGACGATCCCGGCCTGGTCGGCCGCGCCCTCGTCGGATCCGTGTACCGCACCGTCGGCGAGGGCGGCGAGTACCGGCCCGAGTGGACCTGGGTGGCGCTGCGCGGCGACCGTGTGGTGGCCCGCGCGGCGTGGTGGGGCGGTCCCGACGACGAGCGGCCCGTGGCCCTGGACTGGTTCGACGTCGCCGAGGGCGAGGCCGCGGCGGGCGCCGAGCTGTTGCGGAGGGCACCGTTCCGCACCGAGTTCGACCTGCTGCTGCCGCCCGACTGGCGCGAGCGGCCGGAGGTCGTGGCCGCGGTCGAGCCGCGCAGGGCGGCGGTCGAGGACGCGGGCATGCGCTTCCTGGTGGAGCGTTTTCGGTATCGGTGGACTCCGGGGGACGGTCTGCCCGAGCGGCCCGGCCGCCTGGAGTTCCGCCCCGAGCCCGACGACGAGGCCGTCCTGGACGTGCTGCGGCGCGTGCACTCGGGGACGCTGGACGCGCATTCGCGGGCGGCCATCGAGGAGAGCGGCTCCGACCGGGCCGCGCGCCAGGAGCTGGACTTCTTCCACTGGTTCCCCGCGGGCCGCGAGTGGTTGCAGTTGGCGTACACGAAGGAGGGCGAGCTCGTCGGCCTCCATGTGCCCGCGCACAATCCCGCGGGCCCCTGTGTCGGGTTCATCGGCGTGGTGCCCGAACAGCGCGGGCACGGGTACGCGTACGACCTCCTGGTGGAGACGACGCACTTCCTGGCCGAGCGGGGCGCCGAGTTCATCGCGGCGGCCACGGACGAGGGCAACTTCCCCATGGCGGCGAATTTCGCGAAGGCCGGGTACCCGGTGGCACAGAAGCGCATCAACTTCGTGTGA
- a CDS encoding DUF1707 and FHA domain-containing protein: MTSSFEHHTYPARLSDAERDRALKVLRDGVALGRLSHDTFVRRMELVFTARRTEDLDRLTADLQQESRWSRALFGTVGAVSGFTVRLRRAWTVERLPKLLLPPAASPYPLRIGRDPANGLRLSHDTVSRVHAELSRQAGVWVLRDLGSTNGTSVNGRRVIGAAVVKDGDQVAFGRMAFRLSAD; encoded by the coding sequence GTGACGTCCTCTTTTGAACACCACACGTACCCGGCTCGGCTCTCCGACGCCGAGCGGGACCGTGCGCTGAAGGTGCTCAGGGACGGCGTCGCCCTCGGTCGGCTCTCGCACGACACGTTCGTGCGCCGCATGGAGCTGGTGTTCACCGCCCGGCGGACCGAGGACCTCGACCGGCTCACCGCGGATCTGCAGCAGGAGAGCCGCTGGTCGCGGGCGCTGTTCGGCACCGTGGGGGCGGTCTCCGGGTTCACCGTGCGGCTGCGCAGGGCGTGGACCGTGGAGCGGCTGCCGAAGCTGCTCCTGCCGCCGGCCGCGTCCCCGTACCCGCTGCGCATCGGCCGCGACCCGGCCAACGGGCTGCGGCTGAGCCACGACACGGTCTCGCGGGTGCACGCCGAGCTGAGCCGGCAGGCCGGCGTGTGGGTGCTGCGCGACCTCGGCTCGACCAACGGCACGTCGGTGAACGGGCGCAGGGTGATCGGCGCGGCCGTCGTGAAGGACGGCGATCAGGTCGCCTTCGGCCGCATGGCGTTCCGGCTGTCCGCAGACTGA